One window of Parasteatoda tepidariorum isolate YZ-2023 unplaced genomic scaffold, CAS_Ptep_4.0 HiC_scaffold_3654, whole genome shotgun sequence genomic DNA carries:
- the LOC110283359 gene encoding tigger transposable element-derived protein 4-like, with the protein FRVKKDVAAKYGIPPNIFSTILKDKQKILSSFGSGADSSSKRAKTCAFPDVEAAFLKWFETHRSKNIPLREVLLKEKAMDFARLLNVTGFNVSTGLLDKFKDRNNIVFRTLHGQAKDVPDETCENWRKSLPHLLQSYAPKDVFNLEETGLFFECMPCKAIMFRSEKCSGGKLSKEWLTILVGTNANGTEKLPLMVIGKAKKPRCSKNVKSLSVEYHANPKTWITLNLYKTYIRKLDSKFFNQNRNLLLILHNCTAHGDIANLSAINASVDDNEAEADDWDLFEGMGDMDWEQLKDFMCIGDNIAPYRRR; encoded by the exons attcaGGGTCAAGAAAGATGTGGCTGCTAAATATGGCATTCCTCCAAACATTTTTTCCACCATTTTAAAGGACAAACAAAAGATTTTGAGCAGCTTTGGATCGGGAGCAGACTCTTCCAGTAAACGCGCAAAAACGTGTGCATTTCCTGACGTAGAAGCAGCATTTCTGAAGTGGTTCGAAACCCACCGAAGCAAGAACATTCCCCTCAGGGAAGtgttgttaaaagaaaaagcaatgGACTTCGCTCGCCTGCTGAACGTCACAGGATTCAACGTCAGTACGGGATTGCTGGACAAATTCAAAGACAGGAACAACATCGTGTTCCGTACCTTACACGGACAAGCAAAGGATGTTCCAGATGAAACATGCGAGAATTGGAGGAAGAGTTTGCCACATCTTCTGCAGTCATATGCACCGAAAGATGTGTTCAACTTGGAAGAAACCGGACTCTTTTTTGAATGCATGCCTTGCAAGGCAATAATGTTTCGTAGTGAGAAGTGCTCTGGTGGCAAGCTCAGCAAGGAATGGTTGACAATTCTGGTGGGCACGAACGCCAATGGGACTGAAAAACTTCCGTTGATGGTCATTGGAAAGGCAAAGAAACCTCGGTGCTCAAAAAATGTCAAATCCCTGTCCGTGGAGTATCATGCCAATCCAAAAACTTGGATAACTTTGAACTTGTACAAGACATACATCCGGAAACTAGATTCAAAGTTTTTCAACCAAAACAGAAATTTGTTACTCATCCTACACAACTGCACTGCTCACGGTGATATCGCAAACTTGTCCGCGATCAA TGCAAGTGTAGATGACAATGAAGCGGAAGCCGACGATTGGGATCTCTTTGAAGGCATGGGTGATATGG